In one window of Syngnathus scovelli strain Florida chromosome 20, RoL_Ssco_1.2, whole genome shotgun sequence DNA:
- the eya4 gene encoding eyes absent homolog 4 isoform X7 — MEASQDLSEQMVKNTNSDSHVPDPSDSRPMEMQDLASPHNRVGGADSSGSKLDKSNLGSPSAISANGTGVKTEPMNNSDAVTTTGDAVLDSYAGSVITSSGYSPRSAHQYSPPLYPSKPYPHILSTPPAPSMPAYAGQPQFGGMQQPAVYTYSQTGQAYGLSGYDLGVMLPGIKTESGLAQSQSPLQTGLSYSPGFTTPQPGQTAYSPYQMPGSSFTPSSGLYASNNSVSSPANYTATQQEYPSYTSFGQNQYAQYYSASTYGTYMTASGVDGGGGATVAAYQLQDPTPAMTGQAAELHPGDFETVQRPSTPIKDLDERACRSGTSKSRGRSRKNNPSPPPDSDLERVFVWDLDETIIVFHSLLTGSYAQKYGKDPPMAVTLGLRMEEMIFNLADSHLFFNDLEECDQVHIDDVSSDDNGQDLSTYSFATDGFHAAATSANLCLATGVRGGVDWMRKLAFRYRRVKELYSTYKNNVGGLLGPAKRDAWLQLRAEVEALTDSWLTHALKSLSIISSRSNCVNVLVTTTQLIPALAKILLYSLGSVFPIENIYSATKIGKESCFERIVSRFGTNITYVVIGDGKDEEHAAGQHNMPFWRISSHSDLLALHQALEFEYL; from the exons ATGGAGGCCTCGCAGGACCTCAGCGAGCAAATG GTGAAGAATACAAACAGTGACTCTCATGTTCCAGACCCTTCCGACAGCAG GCCTATGGAAATGCAGGACCTAGCCAGTCCTCATAATCGCGTGGGTGGCGCCGATTCGAGCGGCTCCAAGCTAGACAAGAGCAACCTCGGCAGCCCCTCCGCAATCAGCGCCAATGGAACAGGAG TGAAAACGGAGCCCATGAACAACAGCGATGCAGTGACCACGACAGGCGACGCAGTATTGGACTCGTACGCCGGCTCAG TCATTACCAGCAGCGGCTACAGTCCCCGCTCAGCGCACCAGTACTCTCCTCCCTTGTACCCTTCAAA GCCGTACCCACACATCCTGTCCACGCCGCCCGCCCCGTCCATGCCGGCGTACGCGGGCCAGCCGCAGTTCGGCGGCATGCAGCAGCCCGCCGTCTACACGTACTCGCAAACGGGCCAAGCCTACGGACTGTCCGGCTACG ACCTGGGCGTGATGCTGCCGGGCATCAAGACGGAGAGCGGCCTGGCCCAGAGTCAGTCGCCTCTCCAGACGGGCCTGAGCTACAGCCCGGGCTTTACCACGCCCCAACCCGGGCAGACGGCCTACTCGCCCTACCAGATGCCAGGTTCAAGTTTCACGCCGTCGTCGGGCCTCTACGCCAGCAACAATTCGGTGTCCAGCCCCGCCAACTACACAGCAACGCAGCAG GAATATCCCTCCTACACCAGCTTTGGCCAAAACCAGTACGCCCAGTATTATTCCGCCTCCACGTACGGGACGTATATGACCGCCAGCGGCGtggatggcggcggcggcgccaccGTGGCCGCCTACCAACTGCAGGACCCCACGCCGGCCATGACGGGCCAGGCGGCAGAACTTCACCCAG gagactttgagacggtGCAGAGGCCCTCCACACCCATCAAGGACCTGGACGAGCGAGCGTGCCGCAGCGGCACGTCCAAGTCGCGGGGCAGGAGCCGCAAGAACAACCCCTCGCCTCCGCCCGACAGCGACCTGGAG AGGGTTTTTGTGTGGGATCTGGACGAGACCATCATCGTTTTCCATTCTCTGCTCACGGGCTCCTACGCACAGAAATACGGCAAG GACCCGCCCATGGCAGTCACGCTGGGTCTGAGGATGGAGGAGATGATCTTCAACTTGGCCGACTCGCACTTATTCTTTAACGACTTGGAG GAATGTGATCAGGTACATATTGATGACGTATCATCCGATGACAACGGGCAGGACTTAAG TACTTACAGTTTTGCAACCGATGGGTTCCACGCAGCGGCGACCAGCGCCAACCTGTGCCTGGCTACGGGCGTCCGCGGCGGCGTCGACTGGATGAGGAAGCTGGCCTTCCGCTATCGACGCGTCAAAGAGTTGTATAGCACCTACAAAAACAATGTGGGGG GTCTGCTGGGTCCCGCCAAGAGAGACGCTTGGCTGCAGCTGCGGGCCGAGGTGGAGGCGCTGACCGACTCGTGGCTCACGCACGCCCTCAAGTCGCTTTCCATCATCAGCTCCAG GAGTAACTGCGTCAACGTGCTGGTGACCACCACGCAgctcatcccggcgctggccaAGATTCTCCTGTACAGTCTGGGCTCCGTGTTCCCCATCGAGAACATCTACAGCGCGACAAAAATAG GCAAAGAGAGCTGTTTTGAGCGTATAGTGTCCCGCTTTGGCACTAACATTACATATGTTGTGATTGGCGATGGCAAGGATGAGGAGCATGCAGCCGGTCAG CACAACATGCCCTTCTGGAGGATATCCAGCCACTCCGACCTGCTGGCGTTACATCAAGCACTGGAGTTCGAGTACCTGTAA
- the eya4 gene encoding eyes absent homolog 4 isoform X5, translating into MLFCRTFDVAPRESSRVHYRPTPADRRHSNVQSAGVKNTNSDSHVPDPSDSRPMEMQDLASPHNRVGGADSSGSKLDKSNLGSPSAISANGTGVKTEPMNNSDAVTTTGDAVLDSYAGSVITSSGYSPRSAHQYSPPLYPSKPYPHILSTPPAPSMPAYAGQPQFGGMQQPAVYTYSQTGQAYGLSGYDLGVMLPGIKTESGLAQSQSPLQTGLSYSPGFTTPQPGQTAYSPYQMPGSSFTPSSGLYASNNSVSSPANYTATQQEYPSYTSFGQNQYAQYYSASTYGTYMTASGVDGGGGATVAAYQLQDPTPAMTGQAAELHPGDFETVQRPSTPIKDLDERACRSGTSKSRGRSRKNNPSPPPDSDLERVFVWDLDETIIVFHSLLTGSYAQKYGKDPPMAVTLGLRMEEMIFNLADSHLFFNDLEECDQVHIDDVSSDDNGQDLSTYSFATDGFHAAATSANLCLATGVRGGVDWMRKLAFRYRRVKELYSTYKNNVGGLLGPAKRDAWLQLRAEVEALTDSWLTHALKSLSIISSRSNCVNVLVTTTQLIPALAKILLYSLGSVFPIENIYSATKIGKESCFERIMQRFGRKVVYVVVGDGAEEEQAAKKHNMPFWRISSHSDLLALHQALEFEYL; encoded by the exons ATGTTGTTTTGCCGCACTTTTGATGTCGCCCCGCGAGAAAGCAGCCGTGTGCATTACAGGCCGACCCCGGCGGACCGCCGTCACTCAAATGTACAGTCGGCGggg GTGAAGAATACAAACAGTGACTCTCATGTTCCAGACCCTTCCGACAGCAG GCCTATGGAAATGCAGGACCTAGCCAGTCCTCATAATCGCGTGGGTGGCGCCGATTCGAGCGGCTCCAAGCTAGACAAGAGCAACCTCGGCAGCCCCTCCGCAATCAGCGCCAATGGAACAGGAG TGAAAACGGAGCCCATGAACAACAGCGATGCAGTGACCACGACAGGCGACGCAGTATTGGACTCGTACGCCGGCTCAG TCATTACCAGCAGCGGCTACAGTCCCCGCTCAGCGCACCAGTACTCTCCTCCCTTGTACCCTTCAAA GCCGTACCCACACATCCTGTCCACGCCGCCCGCCCCGTCCATGCCGGCGTACGCGGGCCAGCCGCAGTTCGGCGGCATGCAGCAGCCCGCCGTCTACACGTACTCGCAAACGGGCCAAGCCTACGGACTGTCCGGCTACG ACCTGGGCGTGATGCTGCCGGGCATCAAGACGGAGAGCGGCCTGGCCCAGAGTCAGTCGCCTCTCCAGACGGGCCTGAGCTACAGCCCGGGCTTTACCACGCCCCAACCCGGGCAGACGGCCTACTCGCCCTACCAGATGCCAGGTTCAAGTTTCACGCCGTCGTCGGGCCTCTACGCCAGCAACAATTCGGTGTCCAGCCCCGCCAACTACACAGCAACGCAGCAG GAATATCCCTCCTACACCAGCTTTGGCCAAAACCAGTACGCCCAGTATTATTCCGCCTCCACGTACGGGACGTATATGACCGCCAGCGGCGtggatggcggcggcggcgccaccGTGGCCGCCTACCAACTGCAGGACCCCACGCCGGCCATGACGGGCCAGGCGGCAGAACTTCACCCAG gagactttgagacggtGCAGAGGCCCTCCACACCCATCAAGGACCTGGACGAGCGAGCGTGCCGCAGCGGCACGTCCAAGTCGCGGGGCAGGAGCCGCAAGAACAACCCCTCGCCTCCGCCCGACAGCGACCTGGAG AGGGTTTTTGTGTGGGATCTGGACGAGACCATCATCGTTTTCCATTCTCTGCTCACGGGCTCCTACGCACAGAAATACGGCAAG GACCCGCCCATGGCAGTCACGCTGGGTCTGAGGATGGAGGAGATGATCTTCAACTTGGCCGACTCGCACTTATTCTTTAACGACTTGGAG GAATGTGATCAGGTACATATTGATGACGTATCATCCGATGACAACGGGCAGGACTTAAG TACTTACAGTTTTGCAACCGATGGGTTCCACGCAGCGGCGACCAGCGCCAACCTGTGCCTGGCTACGGGCGTCCGCGGCGGCGTCGACTGGATGAGGAAGCTGGCCTTCCGCTATCGACGCGTCAAAGAGTTGTATAGCACCTACAAAAACAATGTGGGGG GTCTGCTGGGTCCCGCCAAGAGAGACGCTTGGCTGCAGCTGCGGGCCGAGGTGGAGGCGCTGACCGACTCGTGGCTCACGCACGCCCTCAAGTCGCTTTCCATCATCAGCTCCAG GAGTAACTGCGTCAACGTGCTGGTGACCACCACGCAgctcatcccggcgctggccaAGATTCTCCTGTACAGTCTGGGCTCCGTGTTCCCCATCGAGAACATCTACAGCGCGACAAAAATAG GAAAAGAGAGTTGCTTTGAGCGCATAATGCAAAGGTTTGGCAGGAAAGTAGTGTATGTTGTAGTGGGGGACGGTGCGGAAGAGGAGCAGGCGGCCAAAAAG CACAACATGCCCTTCTGGAGGATATCCAGCCACTCCGACCTGCTGGCGTTACATCAAGCACTGGAGTTCGAGTACCTGTAA
- the eya4 gene encoding eyes absent homolog 4 isoform X6, whose product MLFCRTFDVAPRESSRVHYRPTPADRRHSNVQSAGVKNTNSDSHVPDPSDSRPMEMQDLASPHNRVGGADSSGSKLDKSNLGSPSAISANGTGVKTEPMNNSDAVTTTGDAVLDSYAGSVITSSGYSPRSAHQYSPPLYPSKPYPHILSTPPAPSMPAYAGQPQFGGMQQPAVYTYSQTGQAYGLSGYDLGVMLPGIKTESGLAQSQSPLQTGLSYSPGFTTPQPGQTAYSPYQMPGSSFTPSSGLYASNNSVSSPANYTATQQEYPSYTSFGQNQYAQYYSASTYGTYMTASGVDGGGGATVAAYQLQDPTPAMTGQAAELHPGDFETVQRPSTPIKDLDERACRSGTSKSRGRSRKNNPSPPPDSDLERVFVWDLDETIIVFHSLLTGSYAQKYGKDPPMAVTLGLRMEEMIFNLADSHLFFNDLEECDQVHIDDVSSDDNGQDLSTYSFATDGFHAAATSANLCLATGVRGGVDWMRKLAFRYRRVKELYSTYKNNVGGLLGPAKRDAWLQLRAEVEALTDSWLTHALKSLSIISSRSNCVNVLVTTTQLIPALAKILLYSLGSVFPIENIYSATKIGKESCFERIVSRFGTNITYVVIGDGKDEEHAAGQHNMPFWRISSHSDLLALHQALEFEYL is encoded by the exons ATGTTGTTTTGCCGCACTTTTGATGTCGCCCCGCGAGAAAGCAGCCGTGTGCATTACAGGCCGACCCCGGCGGACCGCCGTCACTCAAATGTACAGTCGGCGggg GTGAAGAATACAAACAGTGACTCTCATGTTCCAGACCCTTCCGACAGCAG GCCTATGGAAATGCAGGACCTAGCCAGTCCTCATAATCGCGTGGGTGGCGCCGATTCGAGCGGCTCCAAGCTAGACAAGAGCAACCTCGGCAGCCCCTCCGCAATCAGCGCCAATGGAACAGGAG TGAAAACGGAGCCCATGAACAACAGCGATGCAGTGACCACGACAGGCGACGCAGTATTGGACTCGTACGCCGGCTCAG TCATTACCAGCAGCGGCTACAGTCCCCGCTCAGCGCACCAGTACTCTCCTCCCTTGTACCCTTCAAA GCCGTACCCACACATCCTGTCCACGCCGCCCGCCCCGTCCATGCCGGCGTACGCGGGCCAGCCGCAGTTCGGCGGCATGCAGCAGCCCGCCGTCTACACGTACTCGCAAACGGGCCAAGCCTACGGACTGTCCGGCTACG ACCTGGGCGTGATGCTGCCGGGCATCAAGACGGAGAGCGGCCTGGCCCAGAGTCAGTCGCCTCTCCAGACGGGCCTGAGCTACAGCCCGGGCTTTACCACGCCCCAACCCGGGCAGACGGCCTACTCGCCCTACCAGATGCCAGGTTCAAGTTTCACGCCGTCGTCGGGCCTCTACGCCAGCAACAATTCGGTGTCCAGCCCCGCCAACTACACAGCAACGCAGCAG GAATATCCCTCCTACACCAGCTTTGGCCAAAACCAGTACGCCCAGTATTATTCCGCCTCCACGTACGGGACGTATATGACCGCCAGCGGCGtggatggcggcggcggcgccaccGTGGCCGCCTACCAACTGCAGGACCCCACGCCGGCCATGACGGGCCAGGCGGCAGAACTTCACCCAG gagactttgagacggtGCAGAGGCCCTCCACACCCATCAAGGACCTGGACGAGCGAGCGTGCCGCAGCGGCACGTCCAAGTCGCGGGGCAGGAGCCGCAAGAACAACCCCTCGCCTCCGCCCGACAGCGACCTGGAG AGGGTTTTTGTGTGGGATCTGGACGAGACCATCATCGTTTTCCATTCTCTGCTCACGGGCTCCTACGCACAGAAATACGGCAAG GACCCGCCCATGGCAGTCACGCTGGGTCTGAGGATGGAGGAGATGATCTTCAACTTGGCCGACTCGCACTTATTCTTTAACGACTTGGAG GAATGTGATCAGGTACATATTGATGACGTATCATCCGATGACAACGGGCAGGACTTAAG TACTTACAGTTTTGCAACCGATGGGTTCCACGCAGCGGCGACCAGCGCCAACCTGTGCCTGGCTACGGGCGTCCGCGGCGGCGTCGACTGGATGAGGAAGCTGGCCTTCCGCTATCGACGCGTCAAAGAGTTGTATAGCACCTACAAAAACAATGTGGGGG GTCTGCTGGGTCCCGCCAAGAGAGACGCTTGGCTGCAGCTGCGGGCCGAGGTGGAGGCGCTGACCGACTCGTGGCTCACGCACGCCCTCAAGTCGCTTTCCATCATCAGCTCCAG GAGTAACTGCGTCAACGTGCTGGTGACCACCACGCAgctcatcccggcgctggccaAGATTCTCCTGTACAGTCTGGGCTCCGTGTTCCCCATCGAGAACATCTACAGCGCGACAAAAATAG GCAAAGAGAGCTGTTTTGAGCGTATAGTGTCCCGCTTTGGCACTAACATTACATATGTTGTGATTGGCGATGGCAAGGATGAGGAGCATGCAGCCGGTCAG CACAACATGCCCTTCTGGAGGATATCCAGCCACTCCGACCTGCTGGCGTTACATCAAGCACTGGAGTTCGAGTACCTGTAA
- the eya4 gene encoding eyes absent homolog 4 isoform X4, with protein sequence MEASQDLSEQMVKNTNSDSHVPDPSDSRPMEMQDLASPHNRVGGADSSGSKLDKSNLGSPSAISANGTGGENMTVLNTADWLLGCSSPPPAPTSKDYVKTEPMNNSDAVTTTGDAVLDSYAGSVITSSGYSPRSAHQYSPPLYPSKPYPHILSTPPAPSMPAYAGQPQFGGMQQPAVYTYSQTGQAYGLSGYDLGVMLPGIKTESGLAQSQSPLQTGLSYSPGFTTPQPGQTAYSPYQMPGSSFTPSSGLYASNNSVSSPANYTATQQEYPSYTSFGQNQYAQYYSASTYGTYMTASGVDGGGGATVAAYQLQDPTPAMTGQAAELHPGDFETVQRPSTPIKDLDERACRSGTSKSRGRSRKNNPSPPPDSDLERVFVWDLDETIIVFHSLLTGSYAQKYGKDPPMAVTLGLRMEEMIFNLADSHLFFNDLEECDQVHIDDVSSDDNGQDLSTYSFATDGFHAAATSANLCLATGVRGGVDWMRKLAFRYRRVKELYSTYKNNVGGLLGPAKRDAWLQLRAEVEALTDSWLTHALKSLSIISSRSNCVNVLVTTTQLIPALAKILLYSLGSVFPIENIYSATKIGKESCFERIVSRFGTNITYVVIGDGKDEEHAAGQHNMPFWRISSHSDLLALHQALEFEYL encoded by the exons ATGGAGGCCTCGCAGGACCTCAGCGAGCAAATG GTGAAGAATACAAACAGTGACTCTCATGTTCCAGACCCTTCCGACAGCAG GCCTATGGAAATGCAGGACCTAGCCAGTCCTCATAATCGCGTGGGTGGCGCCGATTCGAGCGGCTCCAAGCTAGACAAGAGCAACCTCGGCAGCCCCTCCGCAATCAGCGCCAATGGAACAGGAG GTGAAAACATGACTGTTCTAAACACGGCCGATTGGCTGCTGGGCTGCAGCAGCCCGCCCCCGGCGCCAACCTCCAAGGACTATG TGAAAACGGAGCCCATGAACAACAGCGATGCAGTGACCACGACAGGCGACGCAGTATTGGACTCGTACGCCGGCTCAG TCATTACCAGCAGCGGCTACAGTCCCCGCTCAGCGCACCAGTACTCTCCTCCCTTGTACCCTTCAAA GCCGTACCCACACATCCTGTCCACGCCGCCCGCCCCGTCCATGCCGGCGTACGCGGGCCAGCCGCAGTTCGGCGGCATGCAGCAGCCCGCCGTCTACACGTACTCGCAAACGGGCCAAGCCTACGGACTGTCCGGCTACG ACCTGGGCGTGATGCTGCCGGGCATCAAGACGGAGAGCGGCCTGGCCCAGAGTCAGTCGCCTCTCCAGACGGGCCTGAGCTACAGCCCGGGCTTTACCACGCCCCAACCCGGGCAGACGGCCTACTCGCCCTACCAGATGCCAGGTTCAAGTTTCACGCCGTCGTCGGGCCTCTACGCCAGCAACAATTCGGTGTCCAGCCCCGCCAACTACACAGCAACGCAGCAG GAATATCCCTCCTACACCAGCTTTGGCCAAAACCAGTACGCCCAGTATTATTCCGCCTCCACGTACGGGACGTATATGACCGCCAGCGGCGtggatggcggcggcggcgccaccGTGGCCGCCTACCAACTGCAGGACCCCACGCCGGCCATGACGGGCCAGGCGGCAGAACTTCACCCAG gagactttgagacggtGCAGAGGCCCTCCACACCCATCAAGGACCTGGACGAGCGAGCGTGCCGCAGCGGCACGTCCAAGTCGCGGGGCAGGAGCCGCAAGAACAACCCCTCGCCTCCGCCCGACAGCGACCTGGAG AGGGTTTTTGTGTGGGATCTGGACGAGACCATCATCGTTTTCCATTCTCTGCTCACGGGCTCCTACGCACAGAAATACGGCAAG GACCCGCCCATGGCAGTCACGCTGGGTCTGAGGATGGAGGAGATGATCTTCAACTTGGCCGACTCGCACTTATTCTTTAACGACTTGGAG GAATGTGATCAGGTACATATTGATGACGTATCATCCGATGACAACGGGCAGGACTTAAG TACTTACAGTTTTGCAACCGATGGGTTCCACGCAGCGGCGACCAGCGCCAACCTGTGCCTGGCTACGGGCGTCCGCGGCGGCGTCGACTGGATGAGGAAGCTGGCCTTCCGCTATCGACGCGTCAAAGAGTTGTATAGCACCTACAAAAACAATGTGGGGG GTCTGCTGGGTCCCGCCAAGAGAGACGCTTGGCTGCAGCTGCGGGCCGAGGTGGAGGCGCTGACCGACTCGTGGCTCACGCACGCCCTCAAGTCGCTTTCCATCATCAGCTCCAG GAGTAACTGCGTCAACGTGCTGGTGACCACCACGCAgctcatcccggcgctggccaAGATTCTCCTGTACAGTCTGGGCTCCGTGTTCCCCATCGAGAACATCTACAGCGCGACAAAAATAG GCAAAGAGAGCTGTTTTGAGCGTATAGTGTCCCGCTTTGGCACTAACATTACATATGTTGTGATTGGCGATGGCAAGGATGAGGAGCATGCAGCCGGTCAG CACAACATGCCCTTCTGGAGGATATCCAGCCACTCCGACCTGCTGGCGTTACATCAAGCACTGGAGTTCGAGTACCTGTAA
- the eya4 gene encoding eyes absent homolog 4 isoform X3: MEASQDLSEQMVKNTNSDSHVPDPSDSRPMEMQDLASPHNRVGGADSSGSKLDKSNLGSPSAISANGTGGENMTVLNTADWLLGCSSPPPAPTSKDYVKTEPMNNSDAVTTTGDAVLDSYAGSVITSSGYSPRSAHQYSPPLYPSKPYPHILSTPPAPSMPAYAGQPQFGGMQQPAVYTYSQTGQAYGLSGYDLGVMLPGIKTESGLAQSQSPLQTGLSYSPGFTTPQPGQTAYSPYQMPGSSFTPSSGLYASNNSVSSPANYTATQQEYPSYTSFGQNQYAQYYSASTYGTYMTASGVDGGGGATVAAYQLQDPTPAMTGQAAELHPGDFETVQRPSTPIKDLDERACRSGTSKSRGRSRKNNPSPPPDSDLERVFVWDLDETIIVFHSLLTGSYAQKYGKDPPMAVTLGLRMEEMIFNLADSHLFFNDLEECDQVHIDDVSSDDNGQDLSTYSFATDGFHAAATSANLCLATGVRGGVDWMRKLAFRYRRVKELYSTYKNNVGGLLGPAKRDAWLQLRAEVEALTDSWLTHALKSLSIISSRSNCVNVLVTTTQLIPALAKILLYSLGSVFPIENIYSATKIGKESCFERIMQRFGRKVVYVVVGDGAEEEQAAKKHNMPFWRISSHSDLLALHQALEFEYL, from the exons ATGGAGGCCTCGCAGGACCTCAGCGAGCAAATG GTGAAGAATACAAACAGTGACTCTCATGTTCCAGACCCTTCCGACAGCAG GCCTATGGAAATGCAGGACCTAGCCAGTCCTCATAATCGCGTGGGTGGCGCCGATTCGAGCGGCTCCAAGCTAGACAAGAGCAACCTCGGCAGCCCCTCCGCAATCAGCGCCAATGGAACAGGAG GTGAAAACATGACTGTTCTAAACACGGCCGATTGGCTGCTGGGCTGCAGCAGCCCGCCCCCGGCGCCAACCTCCAAGGACTATG TGAAAACGGAGCCCATGAACAACAGCGATGCAGTGACCACGACAGGCGACGCAGTATTGGACTCGTACGCCGGCTCAG TCATTACCAGCAGCGGCTACAGTCCCCGCTCAGCGCACCAGTACTCTCCTCCCTTGTACCCTTCAAA GCCGTACCCACACATCCTGTCCACGCCGCCCGCCCCGTCCATGCCGGCGTACGCGGGCCAGCCGCAGTTCGGCGGCATGCAGCAGCCCGCCGTCTACACGTACTCGCAAACGGGCCAAGCCTACGGACTGTCCGGCTACG ACCTGGGCGTGATGCTGCCGGGCATCAAGACGGAGAGCGGCCTGGCCCAGAGTCAGTCGCCTCTCCAGACGGGCCTGAGCTACAGCCCGGGCTTTACCACGCCCCAACCCGGGCAGACGGCCTACTCGCCCTACCAGATGCCAGGTTCAAGTTTCACGCCGTCGTCGGGCCTCTACGCCAGCAACAATTCGGTGTCCAGCCCCGCCAACTACACAGCAACGCAGCAG GAATATCCCTCCTACACCAGCTTTGGCCAAAACCAGTACGCCCAGTATTATTCCGCCTCCACGTACGGGACGTATATGACCGCCAGCGGCGtggatggcggcggcggcgccaccGTGGCCGCCTACCAACTGCAGGACCCCACGCCGGCCATGACGGGCCAGGCGGCAGAACTTCACCCAG gagactttgagacggtGCAGAGGCCCTCCACACCCATCAAGGACCTGGACGAGCGAGCGTGCCGCAGCGGCACGTCCAAGTCGCGGGGCAGGAGCCGCAAGAACAACCCCTCGCCTCCGCCCGACAGCGACCTGGAG AGGGTTTTTGTGTGGGATCTGGACGAGACCATCATCGTTTTCCATTCTCTGCTCACGGGCTCCTACGCACAGAAATACGGCAAG GACCCGCCCATGGCAGTCACGCTGGGTCTGAGGATGGAGGAGATGATCTTCAACTTGGCCGACTCGCACTTATTCTTTAACGACTTGGAG GAATGTGATCAGGTACATATTGATGACGTATCATCCGATGACAACGGGCAGGACTTAAG TACTTACAGTTTTGCAACCGATGGGTTCCACGCAGCGGCGACCAGCGCCAACCTGTGCCTGGCTACGGGCGTCCGCGGCGGCGTCGACTGGATGAGGAAGCTGGCCTTCCGCTATCGACGCGTCAAAGAGTTGTATAGCACCTACAAAAACAATGTGGGGG GTCTGCTGGGTCCCGCCAAGAGAGACGCTTGGCTGCAGCTGCGGGCCGAGGTGGAGGCGCTGACCGACTCGTGGCTCACGCACGCCCTCAAGTCGCTTTCCATCATCAGCTCCAG GAGTAACTGCGTCAACGTGCTGGTGACCACCACGCAgctcatcccggcgctggccaAGATTCTCCTGTACAGTCTGGGCTCCGTGTTCCCCATCGAGAACATCTACAGCGCGACAAAAATAG GAAAAGAGAGTTGCTTTGAGCGCATAATGCAAAGGTTTGGCAGGAAAGTAGTGTATGTTGTAGTGGGGGACGGTGCGGAAGAGGAGCAGGCGGCCAAAAAG CACAACATGCCCTTCTGGAGGATATCCAGCCACTCCGACCTGCTGGCGTTACATCAAGCACTGGAGTTCGAGTACCTGTAA